DNA from Salinispora arenicola:
CCCCGCACCCGCCGCTCCTGCTCGCCCGACCCGACCAGCACGAGATCCATCCCACGGTCGACGGCCGCTGCCGCCCGTACCGCTGTCTCCAGCCCCTGCCGGGCACCGATGGTGCCGGCGTACATGACCACGCAGCGGCCATCGCGACGGACCAGTTTACCGGCTGCCGGGCTAGGCCGGGCTGGCCGGAAGATCCGCTCGTCGGTCCAGTTGAGCACCACCTCGACGCGATCCGGGTCGGCGCCCGCTGTCACGACGAGGTCCCGCAGGGAGGGTGCGGCGACCACGATCCGGTCGGCTCGGCGGTAGGTCCACGCCATCGCACCGGCGATCCGGCCAGCCCACCGGCTGGGCTCACCCGCCGTTGGTTCCGAACCGCCGGCCCACACGTCCGGCACGTGCACGACAGTCGGCACTCGGCCGAGCATCCGAAGCAGGCTGGCGGTGGCGAAGGCGGCCGGGGGCGGCTGGTGGACGTAGAGCGCATCGATGCCGGCGAGGAACCGGCGGCCGACCAGCGACACACTGCCGGCGAACGACAGAGGGCCCGCTGCCCGACCGCGGCCGGAGCCGTTCCGGCCGGTGTAGCGCGGCACCCGCCGTACGGTCAGCCGTTCGCTGCGGGTCTCGTGGCGCCAACGCTGGTGCCAGCCAGGGTAGGAGTGCCCGCCGGGGTAGTCCGGAAACCCGGTCAGCACCCGGACCTCGTGGCCGCGGCGGGCCAACTCCTCGGCGAGGCTGCCCGGGATGAAGGCTGGTTCTGGAGGGAAGTGATAGGTCAGGACGCCGATCCTCATCGGTTCTCCCCCTTGGCCTCCGCGTACGACTTCCCCCATTGCTGGCGATCGATCCGCCGGTGGTGGCGTGCCAAACGAAGTGGGCGGCAACAGTCCATCAGGCGGGCCCCCGAAGCAGGGCAACACCAGGAAAGAACTTCACTAATACTCCCGAGCTCAACTAATCGTGTGAAACCATTACAACGCCTCATACGCCAGATGTCCGAAGTTATGCCATTCCATCGATCAGCCCGGTACGCGACACCTCCACGGAGAAACGGTGCGGCAGGGTCGAGGTCACGTCGTCTCCGCTCGCCGTCCGTCATTTGCCTGGATAGGGTGGTGATCGGTGTGCCGGGAAGCCTGGTCGGCGAACGTTTCCTGCTGCCCTGACACCGCTTGGATGGACCGCGCGTATGACCGACCGCACCCCGCCCCAGGGCCGTGCCCGCCGCCTCTTCTCGCGTACCTCCTGGCCGGAGGCCCGCTTCCTGGCCGACGTGCTGCGGACCGAAACCTTCGGCGGCGGCCTGCTGTTGCTCGGCGCGGTGCTCGCGCTGCTCTGGGCGAACTCACCCTGGGCGGACTCCTACGCCGCACTGGCGTCCTGGGTGCCGTGGCCGGGCGGATCCGACCTGCACCTGGACCTGGACCTCGCCACCTGGGCGGCCGACGGCCTACTGGCGATCTTCTTCTTCGTGGTCGGACTCGAGCTCAAACGCGAATTCGTCGCCGGCGACCTACGCGACCCACGCCGAGCCGCCCTACCGGTCGTCGCGGCGATCGGCGGCATGATCGTGCCGGCACTGATCTACGTCGGTATCAACCTCGCCGCCGGTGGCGAGAACCTACGCGGCTGGGCCATCCCGACCGCCACCGACATCGCGTTCGCGCTCGCCGTGCTGGCGGTCATCGGATCCCACCTGCCGCAGGGACTACGCGCGTTCCTGCTCACCCTCGCCGTGGTCGACGACCTTCTCGCGATCACCGTCATCGCCATCTTCTACACCGGCGACTTCAAGCTCACGCCACTGCTCGTCGCGCTGCTGCCGATCGCGCTCTTCGGCCTGCTCGTACAGCGACGAAAGACGTGGTGGTGGGCGCTGATCCCGCTGGCCGTA
Protein-coding regions in this window:
- a CDS encoding glycosyltransferase family 4 protein; this translates as MRIGVLTYHFPPEPAFIPGSLAEELARRGHEVRVLTGFPDYPGGHSYPGWHQRWRHETRSERLTVRRVPRYTGRNGSGRGRAAGPLSFAGSVSLVGRRFLAGIDALYVHQPPPAAFATASLLRMLGRVPTVVHVPDVWAGGSEPTAGEPSRWAGRIAGAMAWTYRRADRIVVAAPSLRDLVVTAGADPDRVEVVLNWTDERIFRPARPSPAAGKLVRRDGRCVVMYAGTIGARQGLETAVRAAAAVDRGMDLVLVGSGEQERRVRGLAAELRTDNVRFVERRSPLDMPELYAAADYQLVMLRDLPELRGTLPGKLPTALSCAAPVIASAGGDTAEVVERARAGLSCPPEEWDALADRFWLAATIPPAARAEMGRRGREAYLRQMSMPAGVDRIEHLLGEAVGGGRR
- the nhaA gene encoding Na+/H+ antiporter NhaA, giving the protein MTDRTPPQGRARRLFSRTSWPEARFLADVLRTETFGGGLLLLGAVLALLWANSPWADSYAALASWVPWPGGSDLHLDLDLATWAADGLLAIFFFVVGLELKREFVAGDLRDPRRAALPVVAAIGGMIVPALIYVGINLAAGGENLRGWAIPTATDIAFALAVLAVIGSHLPQGLRAFLLTLAVVDDLLAITVIAIFYTGDFKLTPLLVALLPIALFGLLVQRRKTWWWALIPLAVVAWTLVHESGVHATVAGVLLGFTVPVLRGREGDRHGLAEHLEHRWRPVSAGFAVPVFAFFAAGVSLRGADLGGIVTDPIVVGIVAGLVLGKVLGIFGSTFMLARFTRAELDRDITWTDLLGVSLLAGIGFTVSLLIGELAFEGGTAGDNVKAAVLTGSVIAAVLASAVLSRRNKAYRRIAAKERLDSNRDGVPDVFQHRDG